In the genome of Coregonus clupeaformis isolate EN_2021a unplaced genomic scaffold, ASM2061545v1 scaf0572, whole genome shotgun sequence, one region contains:
- the aph1b gene encoding gamma-secretase subunit Aph-1b, producing MTASVFFGCTFIAFGPAIALFLFTIARDPLRVIFLIAGAFFWLCSLLLSSLVWFITVQISDKESASQQKGLLIFGVVLSVLLQETFRFGYYKLLKKANEGLLTLSAEETMPISIRQLAYVSGLGFGFMSGAFSMVNILADSIGPGTIGIHGDSQHYFLSSAFMTMAVILLHMFWGVVFFDSCEKQHWWSLAVVVISHLLVSCLTFQNPQYVGSLVPTYIIMFLMGLWAFFCAGGSLRNLKLCLTCKDKDFLLANHRPR from the exons ATGACTGCATCTGTGTTCTTCGGGTGTACATTCATCGCTTTCGGCCCTGCCATTGCACTGTTCTTGTTTACTATTGCCAGGGACCCACTCCGAGTGATATTTCTTATCGCCGG ggcgTTCTTCTGGTTGTGTTCTCTGCTGCTGTCTTCACTAGTGTGGTTCATCACAGTTCAGATCAGCGACAAAGAGAGTGCCTCCCAGCAGAAAGGACTGCTCATATTCGGGGTGGTGCTCTCTGTGCTGCTGCAGGAGACGTTCCGCTTTGGCTACTATAAGCTGCTGAA GAAGGCAAACGAAGGCTTGCTCACGCTGAGTGCAGAGGAAACCATGCCGATCTCCATACGGCAACTGGCCTATG TGTCTGGGCTGGGGTTCGGCTTCATGAGTGGAGCGTTTTCAATGGTCAATATCCTGGCCGACTCTATTGGCCCCGGCACCATTGGTATCCATGGAGACTCCCAGCACTACTTCCTGTCCTCAG CCTTCATGACCATGGCCGTCATCCTGCTCCACATGTTCTGGGGGGTGGTGTTCTTTGATTCCTGTGAGAAACAACACTGGTGGTCCCTGGCTGTGGTCGTCATCAGCCACCTGCTCGTCTCCTGTCTG ACATTCCAGAACCCTCAGTACGTGGGCAGCCTGGTTCCCACCTACATAATCATGTTCCTCATGGGTCTCTGGGCGTTCTTCTGCGCCGGGGGATCTCTCCGGAACCTTAAACTCTGCCTCACCTGCAAAGACAAGGACTTCCTGTTGGCCAACCACCGGCCCAGATAA